The Candidatus Eremiobacteraceae bacterium genome has a window encoding:
- a CDS encoding NADH-quinone oxidoreductase subunit N, with protein MTQIAAPQIDFGVVAPLAALVATGLLILLVDLVTRRATRRMLYSIGIAGSLVSLVRVALQVGHPATTFVGAFASDRFSWAFDAIILVALIGSLLLSLVRDAEDGASPAAYSSLLVFCALGGMIMAGAANLIVIFLGIEQLSLALYILTGTGLGRPASQEAALKYVLLGSLASGFLIYGSALLYGASGSVALTDIAHAAASPSMLFITGFTLFIVGVGFKLALAPFHVWTPDVYEGAPIAVTAFMAVAVKAATFSVLARFVYVVFGHDVPALAPLWAIAILSMIVGNVGAIAQTNLKRLLAYSSIAQAGYIVLALAGVTGSGLSAMVFYLAAYAFMNLGAFAVIALVGDGSESVADIASYRGLFWRRPWVAVCMTVFMFSLAGIPATAGFIGKVLLLGQAVAAGPWGIAMAVVLVFGTLVSFYVYLKVVWAMFSPLEDGASAPAGNALVPWIAVAAGVAGVVLMGVLPQLFYSLFAT; from the coding sequence ATGACGCAGATCGCCGCACCGCAGATAGACTTCGGAGTCGTCGCGCCGCTCGCAGCGCTCGTCGCGACGGGCTTGCTCATCCTGCTCGTCGATCTCGTGACGAGGCGAGCGACGCGCCGAATGCTCTACTCGATCGGGATCGCCGGCAGCCTTGTATCGCTCGTGCGGGTCGCGCTGCAGGTGGGCCACCCCGCGACGACGTTCGTCGGCGCGTTCGCAAGCGACCGATTCTCGTGGGCGTTCGACGCCATCATCCTCGTCGCGCTCATCGGCTCGCTGCTGCTTTCGCTCGTCCGCGACGCCGAGGACGGCGCCAGCCCCGCCGCTTATTCTTCGCTGCTCGTGTTCTGCGCGCTCGGCGGCATGATCATGGCGGGCGCGGCGAACCTCATCGTCATCTTCCTCGGGATCGAGCAGCTCTCGCTCGCGCTCTACATCCTCACCGGCACCGGCCTCGGCCGGCCGGCATCTCAGGAAGCGGCGCTCAAGTACGTGCTGCTCGGGTCGCTCGCATCGGGCTTCCTCATCTACGGATCGGCGCTGCTATACGGCGCGAGCGGCAGCGTCGCGCTGACGGATATCGCGCACGCCGCGGCGTCGCCGTCGATGCTCTTCATCACCGGCTTCACGCTTTTCATCGTCGGCGTGGGGTTCAAGCTCGCGCTCGCGCCGTTCCACGTGTGGACGCCGGATGTCTACGAAGGAGCGCCGATCGCCGTCACCGCGTTCATGGCCGTCGCCGTCAAGGCGGCGACCTTCTCGGTACTCGCACGCTTCGTCTACGTCGTCTTCGGACACGACGTGCCTGCGCTCGCGCCGTTGTGGGCGATCGCGATCCTATCGATGATCGTCGGCAACGTCGGCGCGATCGCGCAGACCAATCTCAAGCGGCTGCTCGCGTATTCGAGCATCGCGCAGGCGGGCTACATCGTCCTCGCGCTCGCGGGCGTCACCGGGTCGGGGCTTTCGGCGATGGTCTTCTACCTCGCGGCATACGCGTTCATGAATCTCGGCGCGTTCGCCGTGATCGCGCTCGTCGGCGACGGATCGGAGTCGGTCGCGGACATCGCATCGTATCGCGGTCTGTTCTGGCGCCGGCCGTGGGTCGCGGTGTGCATGACGGTCTTCATGTTCTCGCTCGCCGGCATTCCGGCGACCGCCGGCTTTATCGGAAAGGTGCTGCTACTAGGACAGGCGGTTGCCGCCGGTCCATGGGGCATCGCGATGGCGGTCGTACTCGTCTTTGGTACGCTCGTGTCGTTCTACGTGTACCTCAAGGTCGTGTGGGCGATGTTCTCACCGCTGGAAGACGGCGCGTCTGCGCCCGCCGGCAACGCACTCGTGCCCTGGATAGCGGTCGCTGCGGGAGTCGCGGGCGTCGTCCTCATGGGCGTCCTGCCGCAGCTGTTCTACTCGCTCTTCGCGACCTGA
- a CDS encoding NADH-quinone oxidoreductase subunit M: MQLIDVFPFVPFAFGLLTLLVPRGNQWVRILPILGAVLTLGMSIGFAAGFFMLGSTETTSSTHPWIVGPWTAAYHVRVDATSIWFVLLTTFVAVPAIWAAWSYGDAQRQRGFMFLLLTFESTLLGLFTAADLLVFYVYWDLMLIPVFVLLAGYTGDPYARRAAWAYLIYNGAGGLVLLLGVVGLVVVTHTFEVLGTSFAVAPALQWWLFGAFAIAFLVKTPAFPFHAWMPPTYTQSPPPLVAMISGVQSKAGLYGFIVFALPLFPDAAHAWAPFMLGVALVSILYGAFAALAQTDMKTLVAYTSLSHLGLVLLALFAFDVTSYPASVLMIVSHGLISAALFIMLGFIEERVGTRDIFAFGGLAAKAPRLQALLLIAAMALLGLPGLSGFAGEFLILVGSWQTQPVVTALSLLAIVIASVYALRLYQAVMHGEYRVPASAPAAIELRPREILVVAPLLAAIIFLGVWPGWLTTKTAAPAGMTSHPTIYWVPRT; encoded by the coding sequence ATGCAGCTCATCGACGTCTTCCCGTTCGTGCCGTTCGCATTCGGCCTGCTGACGCTGCTCGTACCGCGCGGCAACCAATGGGTGCGCATCCTGCCGATCCTCGGCGCGGTCCTCACGCTCGGTATGAGCATCGGCTTCGCGGCCGGATTCTTCATGCTCGGCAGCACCGAGACGACGTCGAGCACTCATCCGTGGATCGTCGGGCCTTGGACCGCGGCGTATCACGTGCGCGTCGATGCGACAAGCATCTGGTTCGTCTTGCTCACGACGTTCGTCGCCGTGCCGGCGATCTGGGCGGCATGGTCGTACGGCGATGCGCAGCGCCAGCGCGGTTTCATGTTCTTGCTTCTGACATTCGAGTCGACGCTGCTCGGGCTGTTCACTGCCGCGGATCTGCTCGTCTTCTACGTCTACTGGGATCTCATGCTCATCCCTGTATTCGTCTTGCTCGCGGGATACACGGGCGACCCGTATGCGCGCCGTGCGGCGTGGGCGTATCTCATCTACAACGGAGCGGGCGGCCTCGTGCTTCTCCTCGGCGTCGTCGGGCTCGTCGTTGTGACGCACACGTTCGAGGTGCTCGGTACGTCGTTTGCCGTCGCCCCCGCGCTTCAATGGTGGCTGTTCGGCGCATTCGCGATCGCCTTCTTGGTGAAGACGCCGGCATTCCCGTTCCATGCGTGGATGCCGCCGACGTACACGCAATCGCCGCCGCCGCTCGTCGCGATGATCTCCGGCGTCCAAAGCAAGGCCGGTCTCTACGGGTTCATCGTCTTCGCGCTGCCGCTATTCCCCGACGCGGCGCACGCCTGGGCGCCTTTCATGCTCGGCGTCGCGCTCGTCTCGATCCTGTACGGCGCGTTCGCGGCGCTCGCGCAGACCGATATGAAGACGCTCGTCGCATACACTTCGCTGTCGCATCTCGGCCTCGTGCTCCTCGCGCTCTTCGCGTTCGACGTCACGTCGTATCCCGCGAGCGTGCTCATGATCGTCAGCCATGGGCTCATCTCCGCGGCGCTGTTCATCATGCTCGGCTTCATCGAGGAGCGGGTGGGGACGCGCGATATCTTCGCTTTCGGCGGGCTTGCCGCGAAAGCGCCGCGGCTTCAGGCGTTGCTGCTCATCGCTGCCATGGCGCTGCTCGGGCTGCCGGGTTTATCCGGCTTCGCCGGAGAGTTCTTGATCCTCGTCGGATCGTGGCAGACGCAACCGGTCGTGACGGCGCTCTCGCTGCTCGCGATCGTCATCGCAAGCGTCTACGCGCTGCGGCTTTACCAAGCGGTCATGCACGGAGAGTATCGCGTGCCGGCAAGCGCACCCGCGGCGATCGAGCTGCGGCCGCGCGAGATCCTGGTCGTCGCGCCGCTGCTCGCCGCCATCATCTTCCTCGGCGTCTGGCCTGGTTGGCTCACCACGAAGACAGCCGCTCCCGCAGGGATGACCTCGCATCCGACCATTTACTGGGTGCCTCGCACATGA